A single Sporomusaceae bacterium DNA region contains:
- the spoIVB gene encoding SpoIVB peptidase: protein MSGISRRSAFGLLLAVLIVAFCFSPQFRDIYQLPPHMRIIAGETASLNVAFPWTMTVNQDQAVKINSPRGFSRPVSLEPVSLGKATLEFRLLGLIPVRTVQVDVLPPLKLVPGGHSIGVVLHSQGVIIVGHSPVTGADGQSRSPAKDAGIAIGDVILSINGVPVQSDSQVAEVIDASGRENRPVVLFVKRGAANLELSLRPMFCQDTKRYRIGLFVRDSAAGVGTLTFYEPETNTYGALGHIITDSDTNQPIDCHQGRIVLATVSGIQHGRRGQPGEKIGVFIEEDQVLGNIEKNTPFGIYGQLSAYPPQQIFGDGIPVASMSQVQLGAAELLTVVDGQKIEKFAIEVQKINLQETPEGKGLVIKVTDPRLLERTGGIVQGMSGSPIIQNGKIIGAVTHVFVHDPTRGYGCFVDWMLMESGLVPRREKQTARKLFTLSGRFSQSCLSLIKFLPISA, encoded by the coding sequence ATGTCAGGCATTAGTCGCCGTTCTGCGTTCGGCCTGCTGCTCGCCGTATTGATCGTCGCCTTCTGCTTTTCGCCGCAGTTCCGCGATATCTACCAGCTTCCCCCGCATATGCGCATCATCGCAGGCGAGACCGCCAGTCTCAACGTCGCCTTCCCCTGGACAATGACGGTCAATCAGGACCAGGCCGTGAAGATCAATTCCCCGCGCGGCTTTTCCCGTCCGGTATCGCTGGAACCGGTCAGCCTGGGCAAGGCTACTCTCGAATTCAGGCTGCTGGGCCTGATACCGGTCCGCACAGTGCAGGTAGACGTCCTGCCGCCGCTCAAACTCGTGCCTGGCGGCCACTCAATCGGCGTCGTTCTGCATTCCCAAGGGGTTATCATCGTCGGACATTCCCCCGTAACCGGGGCGGACGGCCAAAGCCGCTCCCCCGCGAAAGATGCGGGAATAGCGATTGGCGACGTCATCCTAAGTATCAACGGCGTACCCGTGCAAAGCGACAGCCAGGTGGCGGAGGTAATCGACGCCAGCGGCCGCGAGAACAGGCCGGTCGTCCTTTTCGTCAAGCGTGGCGCGGCTAATCTCGAGCTGTCGCTCCGGCCGATGTTCTGCCAGGATACCAAACGTTACCGCATCGGGCTGTTTGTCCGCGACAGCGCGGCCGGCGTCGGCACCCTCACTTTCTATGAACCGGAAACCAATACCTACGGCGCCCTCGGCCACATCATCACCGACAGCGACACCAACCAACCCATAGACTGCCATCAGGGGAGAATCGTTTTGGCGACAGTTTCCGGCATCCAGCACGGCCGGCGGGGCCAGCCGGGAGAAAAAATCGGCGTCTTCATTGAAGAGGATCAGGTGCTCGGCAACATCGAAAAAAACACTCCTTTCGGCATCTATGGACAGTTATCGGCTTACCCGCCGCAGCAAATCTTCGGAGACGGCATTCCGGTGGCATCGATGAGCCAGGTTCAGCTCGGTGCGGCGGAACTGCTCACCGTCGTGGACGGCCAGAAAATCGAGAAATTCGCCATCGAAGTTCAGAAGATCAACCTCCAGGAAACCCCCGAAGGCAAAGGTCTCGTAATAAAAGTTACCGATCCACGCCTGCTAGAGCGGACAGGAGGCATCGTCCAGGGGATGAGCGGCAGCCCGATTATCCAGAACGGAAAAATCATCGGCGCCGTAACCCACGTCTTCGTCCACGATCCGACCCGCGGTTACGGCTGCTTCGTAGACTGGATGTTGATGGAGAGCGGCCTCGTTCCGCGTCGGGAAAAGCAGACGGCCAGAAAGCTATTCACGCTTTCTGGCCGTTTTTCGCAATCCTGTCTGTCATTAATAAAATTTCTTCCGATATCCGCATAA
- a CDS encoding NUDIX hydrolase, whose protein sequence is MSKLTEHRLASETVYTGKIITVRHDTVRLPDGREATRDVVEHPGAVAVIPVTAAGEVVLVRQYRYPVARPLLEVPAGKLDKGEKPEDCAHRELEEETGYRAGSLEHLATFYTAPGFTDEIMHLYLARDLKQTAQNTDGDEFIDIEYYTGSQVKKLLADKEIIDAKTIIGLLMAGY, encoded by the coding sequence ATGTCCAAACTCACGGAACACCGGCTCGCGTCCGAAACCGTCTATACCGGCAAAATCATAACCGTCCGCCACGACACTGTCCGGCTGCCCGACGGCCGCGAGGCCACCCGCGATGTTGTCGAACACCCAGGTGCGGTGGCCGTCATACCCGTTACCGCCGCCGGCGAGGTCGTGCTCGTCCGCCAGTACCGCTATCCCGTCGCCAGGCCGCTGCTCGAAGTGCCGGCCGGCAAGCTCGACAAAGGAGAAAAGCCCGAGGATTGCGCCCACCGCGAACTGGAGGAGGAAACCGGCTACCGCGCCGGCAGCCTTGAGCACCTGGCCACGTTCTACACCGCGCCCGGCTTCACCGACGAGATCATGCACCTCTACCTGGCGCGCGACCTTAAGCAAACCGCGCAGAATACCGACGGCGACGAATTCATCGACATCGAATATTACACTGGCTCCCAGGTGAAAAAGCTGCTGGCTGACAAAGAGATCATCGACGCCAAAACCATTATCGGCTTGCTCATGGCCGGGTATTGA
- the recN gene encoding DNA repair protein RecN produces MLKTLTVTNFALIEQASVEFAGGLNILTGETGAGKSILVDALSTLLGSRAERDAIRSGCDSFRVEAVFDVAANANVRAILDDQGIPVDDGVTLIISRYLSRQGKTAILANGCHVTVGMLRQLGGELVDLHGQHEHQALLRPEAHLAMVDSFLPGGREKLDRYRGLYAAWSELGAALARSETDSRERAQRLDMLTWQTKEIAAAALKAGEEEDLDREIRLLGNAEKIIGAVGRAYGLLSEGGKGSGGALSDLAESRKELEYAARFDAALAAKLDTISDALYQLEDVAAELRDYRENVDFDPGRLAKQQERMDTIHTLKRKYGATIADILEYYRKATDELADITNYEERLATLGAQLAAAEKELALAADELDRLRRAAATELAGKVRGHLVDLGMPQAALVIDVRTVQRYTPTGANEVAVLFSANPGEEAKPLAKVASGGELSRIALAFKTVAASAGGVGTMIFDEVDTGIGGQTARMVAEKIALVAGDKQVLCVTHLPQVAAMADRHLAVEKKVNGDRTITVVKILDDDAHLQEVTRMISGDNLTRAALDNAAEMITSAQSRKEIWKNKAQA; encoded by the coding sequence ATGCTGAAAACCTTAACCGTTACCAACTTTGCCCTTATCGAACAGGCCAGCGTCGAATTCGCGGGCGGGCTCAATATCCTCACCGGCGAAACCGGGGCCGGCAAATCCATCCTTGTCGACGCGCTCAGCACCCTGCTCGGCAGCAGGGCCGAACGCGACGCCATCCGCAGCGGCTGCGATTCCTTCCGGGTTGAGGCCGTTTTCGACGTGGCCGCCAACGCCAACGTCCGCGCCATCCTCGACGACCAGGGAATACCTGTCGATGACGGCGTCACCCTGATAATAAGCCGCTACCTGTCGCGGCAGGGCAAGACCGCCATCCTCGCCAACGGCTGCCATGTCACCGTCGGCATGCTGCGTCAGCTCGGCGGCGAACTCGTCGACCTGCACGGCCAGCATGAGCACCAGGCGCTTCTCCGCCCCGAGGCCCACCTGGCGATGGTCGACTCCTTCCTGCCGGGCGGCCGGGAAAAACTCGACCGCTACCGCGGCCTCTATGCCGCCTGGAGCGAACTCGGCGCCGCCCTCGCCCGTTCCGAGACCGATTCGCGCGAGCGTGCCCAGCGCCTAGACATGCTGACCTGGCAGACAAAAGAAATCGCCGCCGCCGCTCTCAAAGCCGGCGAGGAAGAAGACCTTGACCGGGAGATCAGACTGCTGGGCAACGCCGAGAAGATAATCGGCGCCGTCGGCCGCGCTTACGGGCTGCTTTCCGAAGGCGGCAAGGGCTCGGGAGGCGCACTGTCCGACCTTGCCGAGAGCCGCAAGGAACTCGAATACGCCGCCCGCTTCGACGCCGCCCTCGCCGCGAAGCTGGATACCATCAGCGACGCGCTCTACCAGCTAGAGGATGTCGCCGCGGAACTGCGCGACTACCGGGAAAACGTCGACTTCGACCCTGGGCGGCTGGCCAAACAGCAGGAACGGATGGATACCATCCATACCCTCAAACGTAAATACGGCGCCACTATCGCCGACATCTTGGAATACTACCGCAAGGCAACGGACGAACTGGCCGACATCACCAACTACGAGGAACGCCTTGCCACGCTCGGCGCTCAACTGGCCGCCGCCGAAAAAGAACTGGCCCTGGCGGCCGACGAACTAGACCGGCTGCGGCGCGCCGCTGCCACTGAGCTCGCCGGCAAGGTCCGCGGGCATCTCGTCGATCTCGGTATGCCACAGGCCGCTCTCGTCATCGACGTCAGGACGGTGCAACGCTATACGCCCACCGGCGCCAACGAAGTCGCCGTGCTGTTTTCCGCCAATCCCGGCGAAGAGGCCAAACCTCTGGCAAAAGTCGCCTCGGGCGGCGAACTCTCCCGTATCGCCCTGGCCTTCAAAACGGTAGCCGCCAGCGCGGGCGGCGTCGGCACGATGATTTTCGACGAAGTCGACACAGGCATCGGCGGCCAAACCGCCCGGATGGTCGCCGAGAAGATCGCGCTCGTCGCCGGCGACAAGCAAGTGCTGTGCGTAACCCATCTCCCGCAGGTCGCCGCGATGGCCGACCGCCACCTGGCGGTCGAAAAAAAGGTCAACGGCGACCGCACGATCACCGTCGTCAAAATACTCGACGACGATGCCCATCTTCAGGAGGTAACCCGGATGATCTCCGGCGATAACTTGACCAGGGCAGCCCTGGATAATGCCGCGGAAATGATAACATCAGCGCAGTCACGCAAAGAAATATGGAAAAATAAAGCGCAAGCATGA
- the spo0A gene encoding sporulation transcription factor Spo0A, whose translation MIREAIKVAIADDNRDFADIMQECLNQQQDINLVGVAYNGEEVLALIDEKKPDVVILDIIMPHLDGIGVLERISTMSGKRPKVIMLTALGQENITQRVVELGADYYILKPFNMDVLINRVRQLANAITSQRPAATQSIKARPLDVEVTNIIREIGIPAHIKGYQYLRDAIMMIINEIELLGAVTKVLYPMIAEKYATTPSRVERAIRHAIEVAWSRGNMDMINRLFGYTVKLEKGKPTNSEFMAMIADKLRMEMRA comes from the coding sequence ATGATACGAGAGGCAATAAAGGTGGCCATCGCTGATGACAATCGCGATTTCGCCGATATCATGCAGGAATGCCTGAATCAGCAGCAGGACATCAACCTTGTTGGGGTCGCGTACAACGGGGAGGAAGTCCTGGCCCTCATCGACGAAAAGAAACCTGATGTCGTTATTTTGGATATCATCATGCCACACCTCGACGGTATCGGCGTGCTGGAGCGCATCAGCACAATGAGCGGCAAACGTCCCAAGGTGATCATGCTGACGGCTCTCGGCCAGGAAAACATCACCCAGCGGGTCGTCGAGCTGGGGGCCGATTATTACATACTGAAGCCGTTCAATATGGACGTGCTGATAAACCGTGTCCGCCAACTGGCAAACGCCATCACATCCCAGCGCCCCGCGGCCACCCAGTCGATCAAGGCGCGGCCCCTCGACGTCGAGGTGACCAACATAATCCGCGAAATCGGCATCCCCGCCCACATCAAAGGCTATCAATACCTCCGCGACGCAATAATGATGATAATCAACGAAATAGAACTTCTCGGCGCGGTCACCAAAGTCCTCTACCCGATGATCGCCGAGAAATACGCCACCACCCCCAGCAGGGTGGAACGGGCCATCCGCCACGCCATCGAGGTAGCCTGGAGCCGTGGCAACATGGACATGATCAACCGCCTGTTCGGATATACCGTCAAACTCGAAAAAGGCAAACCGACCAACTCTGAATTCATGGCGATGATCGCCGACAAACTCAGGATGGAAATGCGCGCCTGA